In the genome of Sporocytophaga myxococcoides, the window AAAAAAGAATTACTCCAATAAACATGAAGCTACATTTCATTTATTCAAACCTATTTGAAAAAGGCGTGTCCTTAAAAAACAAAACAATAATGGTAAATATTTGTTTATCGATTACCTCATCCCAATTATATTTTTAAAGGGATAGCCTCTTATTATTCTATGAATAAACCTGATTAAAAGAACTTATAAACCTGATAAATTAATAAATAGGATTACCAACTTAACTCCCTTATAAAATCAATTATGCATCGATTTTATATTAATCTCTCTAATCTGTTTTGTCACTTTTCTCCTTGATGAGGAAATTAACCAAAAGAATCCTTTAGTTTAGCATTATGTTATTATTCTAAGAATACTATTACTATCAAGGCTGGGAGGACATTTACTAAAATTTCTTCACAGTCCGTCTTTACTGACAAAAGGAATTAAAACACTAATCCTATTAATAAAAAAGCTTAGAGACAATTATTTCGAATAGAAATAGCTCACATCATCTGTAAAAATCTTATTACCCACCTTATCTTCAAAAGTATAGAGCAATATTGAAATAAAAACAAATAAATATATCCTTTCAATTTACAAACAAAGGGTTATATCATTTCAATATACAAGCAAAGCTGCAAATTACCAATGAGTCATGATTGACAACCTATTCTTTAAAAGACCAACACTATGGCTATAAAAATAATTTACCGATATTGTATACTTATCAATATAAAACAGAATTTACAAATTAAAAAATGGACGACTATCAGTTAGAAAGACTCCAAATCAATACATTTGCTGTCATTATCATTTCAATTATTGCAGCGATTCAATTCGCAATCCTATATAAATTCGGATTGAAGGGAGGGGTGATTTTTGCAGTAGCATTTTCAATTATATTTTCTTTTGGTAGTCAATTATTTCTTTCATATGCAAGGGGAATGGGTGATAGCAAAGGAACCGGACCTTCACGTGAATTTGAAATTATTTCTTCTCAATTATTAATCTGTATAGGCTTGTTCGCTGTTTATAGTTTTGGAATGTACTTCTACATTACTTACCTTAAAACAGGTATACTTAATAAACCTGCATTTTTCTCCTGGCTTATACTATTTGTTGGCGGACCTGTATTATATTATGGTATAGCGGCTATACGAATTTACATAAATGAGTCAGATCATAAAAACAACTATGTAAAAGCCCGCATCGAGATATCACACTATAATGAGCTTCCTCTTTTCATTGAACCATTAAAGATTATAAATACTACTAATGGGAAAACGTCATCTATCTTTATTAGCAACCAAAGCCTGTATCATTCCGAATCATTACTCAAACAGGTAAATATCCGTGACAAAATTAGAATGGGTAATCCGGTTGAAGAACCAGAAAATAGTTTTATCCCCATCAATTCGGACAAATTAATGATCTCCTGGTACTCACCAGTTGAGGAAACCTATTATACCGACACCATAGATTTCCCATATAATGAATTCAAAATACACAAATATTCAGATGACATTGCAAGGCTAAATCTTAAGGTAGAAATACTTCCACGTGGAGAACTCAATATATATACTACAAAGGATAGAAACCGATATACTTTTCAGATAAACTCCAAGGAGATAAGCGAAAAAGAAAAGATAAAATTTATCGAATTTTTCCATCAATACAATTCAAACATAAAACAAAATATCTTTACAGATCATCTTAGCATTGAAGAAAACAGCAGAAGACTCAAAACAAGAATTGAACTGGAAGAAAGTGTATTTCCATTAGTTTATAATATTAAAGGCCCAGGAGAATTAAACAGCATATATTTTGACGACAGACAGTATTGGGGATATGATTGTACCTATAGTAAGCTGAATACTTTAAATCTTAAACCTCTTCCGCAGAATATCACTTTGTATTTCATCAACACCGGAAAAGAGAGCTATATAAGAATCTATTTATTCTTTGATAAGGAAAAACTATTTAACACCATCCAAACCCTTACTGAAGGGAAGAAAGATATACCTGTTGAAATTTTCATTTCAATTAAAGGCAGCAAGAAAGAAAACATTGAAGTTTCAGTGCAAGTAAATAATAAAGCAGTAGTCTTTTCTGATTGGGAAACGAATATTGTAAAAGGGGATTAAACTCTATTATATTAATAAACTTACCATACCCAGCACGTATAATAAAAAAAGGAATGCCCAATAATGAGCATTCCTTTTATATTTTTTTTGAAACTATATTAAAGAACTGAAAGCTTTTTACTTTCTACCCCTTTAGCAGTTCTAATCTGTAAAGTATACAAACCTGGAGTCAAGGATCTCACATCAATTTTATTTCCGGAAAAAGCCAATTTAATCGAGCTTCCATTCTGGCCATAAGCATCAACCTGCAAAATTTCCTCATTACTGTTAAATGTAACTTCAGAAAGCGAAGATGGGTTAGGATATAAATTATTTACATCAGCAGCATCTTCGAAATCTCCGGCTTCTCTGGAACTGCTGTAGATAGTACTCCAAAAATCATATGACACTCCAGCGCCAACATTTGGAATACTGCCTTTATCAGCATATTTTCTTGATACCAATACTTTGCTACCTTCGATATCCACATCATAGCCAAAGTTATCCCCAGCTTCAGTGCTTGTTCTGGTTTTCTTCAGATTCCAGCCATTCCACTCTTTAAAGTAGAACTGAACAGCTGTTGCATTTCCAGAATACTCAGCTTGATCAACTCCAACCACAGCCTTTATATTTTCAATAGCAACAGAAGCAGCCTTTAGATTTGAAATCTGAGAAGATACAGCCCACTGATTATTGCTCTGAAGTTCTAAAAAGAATACACTTCCTGTACCATTGTGCCCAGGAGCACTTACAATAGCAGTATTATCAGAAATATCCACTTTATGACCTAGGTTAGCACCTGCATAAGTAATTCCACCTGTAGGGAATACATTTAATTGATTCCATGTTCCGTTTTTAGAATAAGTATATACTCGGCCACCACTACTCTCAGGGGCTCCAACTATTAACAAATTATTATGAAATGCAATGGCTCTTCCGAATTTTCCATCAACGACTTGGTTTGGAGGTGTAAGTGTCTGTTTTTTTACCCACTGAGAACCTACAAATTCATAGATAAATACTGCTCCTGTCCTAACCCCATTGATTTCAGTTCCAGGTGATCCAATTGCAAGGGTTCCATAACCATCTAAGGCCACCTGTAGATCAGTAGTTATTGCAACAGCAGGGTCAATAATGCTATAGCTGAAGTTATTATTCCAAACTCCGTTAGTTTTACCTGCAATATATACACATGGTCTTGGGCCTTGGGTAATAATAACACCTGTAGCAGTTGCAGCAATAAAATTACTGTTTAATGCAACAGAACGACCTACGTTTGCATACTGAAGTGAATCTGCAGTAAGTCTGTAACTTTTTTCAAGAACTCCATTGTTGTTATAAAGGTACACCGCACCTGAATAAGTTTTCCCATTAGGAGTTATTATACCATCTTCGTATGCACCAAATAAGGAGTAACCTCCATACTGTGCTACGCTTTCTCCCATATGCGCATAAGGCACATTAGAAGAGTTTATCATGTGAGTTTGGGATATGGCAGAAAGCGACATCGCTCCTGCCATCAGATTCATTAGAGTAAATTTTAATAATTTCATAAATTATAATTAGTTTCCGGCTAATATAGACCATGAAACCAAGAGCTTATCATAGAATTTACATAAGCGTCTTCTGGATTAATAAAGGAACAATTCCAATGTATAATTGTATTGATATTTCTAACTAAAAAACATAAGTGATGTATTGAGTCAGAAGAAATGGTACAATAAATAACAAGCTTAAACTGTTAAATGACTAAATAACATTTTTATGAAGTATATATTTACTCTTTTTTATTTACCATTATTTCTATTTATGAGCAAACCAGTTTTTGCTCAGAGCAGCATAAGTCTGGGGGCAAAAGCAGGACTGGGCATCAGCATTCCTAGTCTGGCAGCAAAACAAAGTACCAATAGCATCAACTATGATTTAAAAGGTAATGCGTTTTATTCTGCCGGATTTTTAGGACAATATACTCTGGGAGACCGGCTGGGGATCGAAACAGGAACGGTAATCAGTTACCAGCAATACTCCCGAATGGATTTAAGGAATTCTTTGGGAAGCCTATTTAGCATAGATTCATCCATCGGAATTATTGATCGACAGGTGCCGATTCAGATATTCTATAATTTCAATCATCCTACTAATCCTTACAAATATTTCAAAGTTACCTCAGGATTGTCTATTGACTGGCTTGAAGTTGCATTTCTAAATCAAAGTTATAAAAACCTCTTTATTTCAAAATATCTTGCAGAAATAAGGATTGGAAGTGAAGGCAAAAGGTTCGGAAAAATTGAATACGGGTTACAATACCAGCATTCTTTAGGAGGTTTTCATCAATTTACAGCGGCTGGAAACAAAACCGGGGATGCAATGAGTATCAAATACAGCCTTATAAGTTTTAATTTTTATTATTTCTTTTTCAACAGAGATTTATCTGACAACTAAAATTTCCAGTTCATCAAACCTAAACTTTCACTATTACTTCTTTTAGCAGAACCTGATAGTGATAGTGATATTACTATATTTAAATAAAAATATCCTCTGAAAAAGACATAGTCCCTATTTTTATCGTAAGATTTATACTCCTATTATTTATCAGAAAAGATAACTTCCATCCATCAGAGAAGTTATACCTGATATTAACAGTATATGAAAAGCTTGTTAGGAATTTTAGGATCCATTCTTTCTTCGGTTCTGATTTTCTTCCTCTTATTATGGGGAACACTTGCAATATACTTTTCCAATCTTCCAATATTTGTCTTAAGGGTTGTACTTTCAATAATATTCCTGGTATTTGGTGTCTGGGCAATATGGATCAGCAGGCAACCCAAATTGATCTTTATTTTTG includes:
- a CDS encoding T9SS type A sorting domain-containing protein encodes the protein MKLLKFTLMNLMAGAMSLSAISQTHMINSSNVPYAHMGESVAQYGGYSLFGAYEDGIITPNGKTYSGAVYLYNNNGVLEKSYRLTADSLQYANVGRSVALNSNFIAATATGVIITQGPRPCVYIAGKTNGVWNNNFSYSIIDPAVAITTDLQVALDGYGTLAIGSPGTEINGVRTGAVFIYEFVGSQWVKKQTLTPPNQVVDGKFGRAIAFHNNLLIVGAPESSGGRVYTYSKNGTWNQLNVFPTGGITYAGANLGHKVDISDNTAIVSAPGHNGTGSVFFLELQSNNQWAVSSQISNLKAASVAIENIKAVVGVDQAEYSGNATAVQFYFKEWNGWNLKKTRTSTEAGDNFGYDVDIEGSKVLVSRKYADKGSIPNVGAGVSYDFWSTIYSSSREAGDFEDAADVNNLYPNPSSLSEVTFNSNEEILQVDAYGQNGSSIKLAFSGNKIDVRSLTPGLYTLQIRTAKGVESKKLSVL